The Corvus hawaiiensis isolate bCorHaw1 chromosome 7, bCorHaw1.pri.cur, whole genome shotgun sequence genome contains a region encoding:
- the MYLK gene encoding myosin light chain kinase, smooth muscle isoform X4 has translation MAMISGMSGRKASGSSPTSPINADKAENEDAFLEEVAEEKPHVKPYFTKKILDMEVVEGSAARFDCKIEGYPDPEVMWFKDDQPVKESRHFQIDYDEEGNCSLTISEVCGDDDAKYTCKAVNSLGEATCTAELLVETMGKEGEGEGEEEDEEEEE, from the exons ATGGCAATGATTTCTGGTATGAGTGGGAGGAAGGCCTCTGGGAGCTCGCCTACCAGCCCTATAAATGCAGACAAAGCAGAGAATGAAG ATGCTTTCCTCGAAGAAGTGGCTGAAGAAAAGCCCCACGTAAAGCCatattttactaaaaaaatCCTTGACATGGAAGTTGTGGAAGGAAGTGCTGCTAGATTTGACTGCAAAATTGAAG GCTATCCCGACCCTGAGGTGATGTGGTTCAAGGATGATCAGCCTGTCAAGGAGTCCCGTCACTTCCAGATAGATTATGATGAGGAAGGGAACTGTTCTTTGACTATTTCTGAAGTATGTGGGGACGATGATGCCAAATACACCTGCAAAGCTGTTAACAGCCTTGGGGAAGCCACGTGCACCGCAGAGCTCCTTGTGGAAACAAtgggaaaagaaggagagggagaaggagaagaagaagatgaagaggaggaagaatga